The following proteins come from a genomic window of Aquimarina sp. MAR_2010_214:
- a CDS encoding sugar-binding protein, with protein MKRILLLFILLSIVSCKKSLSGSTKGVLAIIDQKDLQKQKVKVDHQIRKVKKAVIVPKLDGEMNDPIWKEATWYGFDQRWLGAPYTFNDFFGRYKVVWTPEALYILVEIKDDVLYDQNKNPLSLWWDDDCVEIFIDADNSGGNHQYSNNAFAYHVALDGNVVDLDEQKNPLLYNNHVSSKRVTKGDVSVWEFEVIVYDHTYKEGKVNDPMILKKDQKLGFAIAYNDNDGSKERENFIGSVFIPGEEKNLGWINADIFGTIILEE; from the coding sequence ATGAAAAGAATACTTTTATTATTCATTTTATTATCTATAGTAAGCTGCAAAAAAAGCCTTTCAGGCTCAACTAAAGGTGTATTGGCTATCATAGATCAAAAAGATTTACAAAAACAGAAAGTAAAAGTTGATCATCAAATCAGAAAAGTTAAAAAAGCAGTAATCGTTCCTAAACTAGATGGTGAGATGAATGACCCTATTTGGAAAGAAGCTACCTGGTATGGTTTTGATCAAAGATGGTTAGGAGCTCCTTATACTTTTAATGACTTTTTTGGGAGATATAAAGTAGTGTGGACTCCAGAAGCTCTATATATATTGGTTGAGATCAAAGATGATGTTTTATATGATCAAAATAAAAACCCTCTAAGTTTATGGTGGGATGATGACTGTGTAGAAATTTTTATTGATGCAGATAACTCTGGTGGAAATCATCAATATTCTAATAACGCATTTGCATATCATGTAGCATTAGATGGAAATGTTGTTGATCTAGATGAACAGAAAAACCCATTACTGTATAATAATCATGTAAGCTCTAAACGAGTTACTAAAGGTGATGTATCGGTATGGGAGTTTGAAGTTATTGTATATGATCACACCTATAAAGAAGGAAAAGTTAATGATCCGATGATCTTAAAAAAAGATCAGAAGCTAGGTTTTGCTATTGCATATAATGATAATGATGGTAGTAAAGAAAGAGAAAATTTTATTGGCTCTGTTTTTATCCCGGGAGAAGAAAAAAATCTGGGGTGGATTAATGCTGATATTTTTGGTACAATCATTTTAGAAGAATAA
- a CDS encoding OsmC family protein, with translation MKHSARVFWKKNQHELFTDGKYSRAHIWYFDGGAEVLASSSPEIVPTPMSDASAVDPEEAFLGSVSSCHMLFFLSIASKKKYVVECYKDHPVGELNEIKGKKAITAITLYPKVIFKGNQPSIKNIEEMHNLAHSNCFIANSIIANIQIKLI, from the coding sequence ATGAAACATTCGGCGAGAGTATTTTGGAAGAAAAATCAACATGAATTATTTACAGATGGAAAATATAGCAGGGCACATATCTGGTATTTTGATGGGGGAGCAGAAGTACTAGCTTCTTCTTCTCCAGAAATAGTTCCTACTCCAATGTCTGATGCATCTGCGGTAGATCCTGAAGAAGCATTTTTAGGATCTGTTTCGAGTTGTCATATGTTGTTTTTTCTTTCTATTGCTTCAAAGAAAAAATATGTTGTAGAGTGTTATAAAGATCACCCCGTAGGAGAGCTAAATGAGATAAAAGGAAAAAAAGCAATCACTGCAATAACATTATATCCTAAAGTAATTTTTAAAGGAAACCAACCTTCAATAAAGAATATAGAGGAGATGCATAATCTAGCACATTCTAATTGCTTTATCGCAAACTCTATTATAGCAAATATTCAAATTAAATTAATATAA
- a CDS encoding amino acid-binding ACT domain-containing protein, with the protein MRNLVIRLDNKPGALAEMGEILGNAGVSLEGGGVFVHNNIGVANFLVADAEKGKKALESHGVEVFGINKVLIQKLNQEVPGQLGKICRLMEKNDVNILTQYSDHDNQLILVVDDYEKGKVISENWSRGIY; encoded by the coding sequence ATGAGAAATTTAGTAATTAGATTGGATAATAAACCAGGAGCTTTAGCAGAAATGGGAGAAATTTTAGGAAATGCAGGAGTAAGCCTTGAAGGGGGAGGTGTTTTTGTGCATAACAATATTGGAGTGGCTAATTTTTTGGTAGCCGATGCCGAAAAAGGAAAGAAAGCATTAGAATCTCATGGAGTTGAAGTGTTTGGGATCAATAAAGTGCTTATTCAAAAATTAAATCAAGAAGTACCCGGACAGTTAGGGAAGATTTGTCGTTTGATGGAAAAAAATGATGTTAACATACTAACACAATACAGTGATCATGATAATCAGCTAATATTGGTTGTAGATGATTATGAAAAAGGTAAAGTTATTTCAGAGAATTGGAGTAGAGGAATATATTAA
- a CDS encoding DinB family protein — MNSIEIILLNCTETRRRSIKLWKGIPEEYFDWKPDKNAFSIIEMIRHVLETEHLFHKIIDNRGNLGDYHSPWQGMKYVDLEFELELAMNYRNNFLDMIEGLTETDLENIRIERTEVGQSKKLGDYLNRIVFHEAVHMGQMLDYLRTLGVKRPKIWD, encoded by the coding sequence ATGAATTCGATAGAAATTATTTTATTAAACTGTACAGAGACAAGAAGGCGAAGTATTAAACTATGGAAAGGAATACCAGAAGAATATTTTGATTGGAAACCAGATAAAAATGCTTTCTCAATTATTGAAATGATTAGACATGTGTTAGAAACTGAGCATTTATTTCATAAGATAATTGACAACAGAGGAAATCTGGGGGATTACCATTCTCCATGGCAAGGAATGAAGTATGTGGATCTGGAGTTTGAACTTGAGCTAGCAATGAACTATAGAAATAATTTTCTTGATATGATAGAAGGTTTAACAGAAACAGATCTTGAAAACATAAGAATAGAAAGAACAGAAGTAGGGCAGAGCAAAAAACTTGGTGATTATCTGAATAGAATTGTATTTCATGAAGCAGTACATATGGGACAAATGCTCGATTATTTAAGAACGCTTGGAGTAAAAAGACCTAAAATATGGGATTGA
- a CDS encoding helix-turn-helix transcriptional regulator encodes MEEFENKFAQIASLLGDKSRSVMLWCLLDGRAYTAFELSICANISAQSASNHLKKLIQANILLVEKQGRHRYYRYATSEVAQVIESMAGLVSINDEYTRTKQPERNGITYARTCYDHLAGKIGVKITDALLDNGMVEIVERTYIVTSTGKSWFQNVGIDIDDVMSQKRSFAHPCLDWSERRHHLAGALGASFLTMMLQNDWIRRKKGSREILVTGKGKLELKTKLNLEI; translated from the coding sequence ATGGAAGAGTTTGAAAATAAATTTGCTCAGATCGCCTCTTTATTAGGAGATAAATCTAGATCTGTAATGCTGTGGTGTTTATTAGATGGTAGAGCATATACAGCTTTTGAACTATCGATATGTGCAAATATTTCTGCACAATCAGCAAGTAATCATTTAAAAAAATTAATTCAGGCTAATATATTGCTAGTAGAAAAACAAGGAAGGCATCGGTATTATAGGTATGCAACCTCTGAAGTAGCTCAGGTTATTGAGTCTATGGCGGGGTTAGTATCCATTAACGATGAATATACCAGGACTAAACAACCAGAACGTAATGGTATAACATATGCCAGAACTTGTTATGATCATTTGGCAGGAAAAATTGGTGTAAAAATTACTGATGCCTTGCTTGATAATGGTATGGTAGAGATTGTAGAACGAACTTATATAGTTACTTCTACAGGAAAGAGTTGGTTTCAAAATGTTGGTATTGATATCGATGATGTAATGTCACAAAAACGATCTTTTGCCCATCCATGCCTGGATTGGAGTGAGCGTAGACATCACTTGGCAGGTGCACTTGGAGCCTCTTTTCTTACGATGATGTTACAAAATGATTGGATACGAAGGAAGAAGGGTTCAAGAGAGATCTTGGTAACAGGAAAAGGAAAGCTAGAATTGAAAACAAAACTAAATTTGGAAATATAA